The following proteins are encoded in a genomic region of Ammospiza caudacuta isolate bAmmCau1 chromosome 3, bAmmCau1.pri, whole genome shotgun sequence:
- the LOC131555616 gene encoding activator of 90 kDa heat shock protein ATPase homolog 2-like translates to MAKWGQGDPRWIVEERADATNVNNWHWTERDATSWSKRKLKEVLEGLVVEGEAGRCEIGDLKHVEGEASCNSRKGKLIFFYEWNLRLSWKGTVKESGEKHKGSVEIPNLSEENEVDDTEINVSKKKGEGDVLKELMRTEGTTKVREALRDYLKALKTEFTLGMILPTKAAAVGQDVATERKAGGSPVQDSVTPQALDMVGVKIPTVRIHMREVFNSPADELYSIFTKKELVQKFSKCPAVIEAEKGGKLQMFEGCVSGEYTELVPSQRLVLKWRCRSWPEEHYATVALTFQDLAAQSELELECKGVPVSHEESTRQCWKKQYFEEIHLLLQQSKDSME, encoded by the exons ATGGCCAAGTGGGGCCAGGGGGACCCGCGCTGGATCGTGGAGGAACGGGCGGACGCCACCAACGTGAACAACTGGCACTG GACGGAGCGGGACGCGACCAGCTGGTCCAAGAGGAAGCTgaaggaggtgctggaggggCTGGTGGTGGAGGGCGAGGCCGGGCGCTGCGAGATCGGCGACCTCAAACACGTGGAGGGCGAAGCGTCCTGCAACAGCCGCAAGGGGAAACTCATCTTCTTCTACGAGTGGAACCTGCGCCTCAGCTGGAAAG GTACAGTGAAAGAGTCTGGTGAGAAACATAAGGGATCTGTTGAAATTCCTAACCTGTCAGAAGAAAATGAGGTAGATGATACAGAG ATAAATGTTAGCAAGAAGAAAGGGGAAGGTGATGTCCTGAAGGAGCTGATGAGAACTGAAGGAACCACCAAAGTCAGAGAGGCCCTGAGGGACTACCTGAAAGCACTTAAAACAG AGTTCACCTTGGGAATGATTCTGCCcacaaaagctgctgctgtagGTCAGGACGTGGCCACGGAGCGCAAAGCAGGCGGGAGCCCTGTGCAG gACTCTGTTACACCACAGGCTCTGGATATGGTGGGAGTAAAAATTCCAACAGTGAGGATACACATGAGGGAAGTCTTCAACTCTCCAGCTGATGAACTGTACAGCATCTTCACAAAGAAGGAA ttgGTACAGAAATTCTCCAAGTGCCCAGCTGTgattgaagcagagaaaggaggcAAACTCCAGATGTTTGAGGGCTGTGTCAGTGGTGAATACACAGAACTG gtgCCAAGCCAAAGACTTGTCCTGAAGTGGAGGTGTAGGAGCTGGCCTGAGG AACATTATGCAACTGTGGCCTTGACCTTCCAGGACCTGGCGGCTCAGtcggagctggagctggagtgCAAAGGGGTTCCTGTCTCCCACGAAGAGAGTACAAGACAATGCTGGAAGAAGCAGTATTTTGAAGAAATACATCTTTTACTGCAGCAATCAAAAGACAGCATGGAATGA